In Streptococcus uberis, a single window of DNA contains:
- a CDS encoding FMN-binding protein, with amino-acid sequence MIKKIFAVSFTVIAGLSALIDGYLLFFKSPDTSNQTNHVSQEAKAKSTNTISSSAQDSSSVDSSSAVSTQTSGLKDGTYTGASTSTEWGDVQLQIKVSGGKMTTITVLAHPDSQGHSIAINEQALPIYKKEALAAQSSAIDQISGATETYKGFTGSLQDAINQATTGVLNG; translated from the coding sequence ATGATCAAAAAAATCTTTGCTGTATCCTTTACTGTTATTGCAGGTCTTTCGGCCCTGATTGACGGTTATCTTTTGTTTTTTAAATCACCTGATACTAGCAATCAGACAAACCATGTTTCTCAAGAGGCTAAAGCCAAATCTACAAATACCATTAGCTCAAGTGCGCAAGACTCATCTTCTGTTGACAGCAGTAGCGCAGTTTCCACCCAAACAAGTGGCCTCAAAGATGGTACTTATACAGGTGCTTCAACAAGTACGGAATGGGGCGATGTTCAACTTCAAATTAAAGTATCTGGTGGTAAGATGACAACTATCACGGTTTTAGCGCATCCTGATTCTCAAGGCCATTCTATCGCCATTAATGAGCAAGCTTTACCTATTTATAAAAAAGAAGCATTAGCTGCTCAAAGTTCTGCTATTGACCAAATTTCCGGTGCTACTGAAACTTATAAAGGTTTCACTGGATCCTTACAAGATGCCATTAATCAGGCAACAACAGGAGTTTTAAATGGATAA
- the guaA gene encoding glutamine-hydrolyzing GMP synthase: protein MTEISMLKDVQKIIVLNYGSQYNQLIARRIREFGVFSELKSHKITAQEIREINPIGIVLSGGPNSVYADNAFGIDPEIFELGIPILGICYGMQLITDQLGGKVVPAGQAGNREYGQSTLNIRTASKLFADTPDEQLVLMSHGDAVTEIPDGFHLVGDSNDCPYAAIENSEKHIYGIQFHPEVRHSVYGNDILRNFAIFICGARGDWSMDNFIDMQIEKIRETVGDKKVLLGLSGGVDSSVVGVLLQKAIGDQLTCIFVDHGLLRKDEGDQVMGMLGGKFGLNIIRVDAKDRFLELLAGVDDPEKKRKIIGNEFVYVFDDEASKLKGVDFLAQGTLYTDIIESGTETAQTIKSHHNVGGLPEDMQFQLIEPLNTLFKDEVRELGIALGMPENIVWRQPFPGPGLAIRVMGAITEEKLETVRESDAILREEIAKAGLDRDVWQYFTVNTGVRSVGVMGDGRTYDYTIAIRAITSIDGMTADFAQLPWDVLKKISTRIVNEVDHVNRIVYDITSKPPATVEWE from the coding sequence ATGACTGAAATTTCAATGTTGAAAGACGTTCAAAAGATTATCGTTCTTAATTATGGTAGTCAATACAATCAGTTAATTGCTAGACGCATTCGTGAGTTTGGTGTATTTTCTGAATTGAAAAGCCATAAAATTACTGCCCAAGAGATTCGAGAAATTAATCCAATCGGGATTGTTTTATCTGGTGGTCCAAACTCAGTTTATGCCGACAATGCCTTTGGTATTGATCCAGAAATTTTTGAATTAGGTATTCCTATTCTTGGGATCTGTTATGGAATGCAATTAATCACAGATCAACTAGGCGGTAAAGTTGTTCCTGCTGGTCAAGCGGGAAATCGCGAATATGGACAATCAACTCTAAACATTCGTACAGCTTCAAAACTTTTTGCGGATACCCCTGATGAACAACTAGTTCTTATGAGTCATGGTGATGCGGTAACTGAGATTCCTGATGGTTTCCATCTGGTCGGTGATTCAAATGACTGCCCGTATGCTGCAATTGAAAATTCAGAAAAACATATCTACGGCATTCAATTCCATCCAGAAGTTAGACATTCGGTGTATGGAAATGATATTTTGAGAAACTTTGCTATCTTCATTTGCGGTGCTCGTGGGGATTGGTCTATGGACAACTTCATTGATATGCAAATCGAGAAAATCAGAGAAACTGTCGGAGATAAAAAAGTACTACTAGGACTTTCTGGTGGTGTTGATTCTTCAGTCGTTGGTGTCCTATTACAAAAAGCAATCGGAGACCAATTAACCTGTATCTTTGTGGACCATGGTCTTTTACGTAAAGATGAAGGTGATCAAGTCATGGGTATGCTTGGAGGCAAATTTGGTCTTAATATTATCCGTGTTGATGCTAAAGATCGTTTCTTAGAACTTCTTGCAGGTGTTGATGATCCAGAGAAAAAACGTAAAATCATTGGGAATGAATTTGTTTATGTCTTTGATGATGAAGCAAGTAAATTGAAAGGTGTTGACTTCCTTGCTCAAGGAACCCTCTATACTGATATTATTGAATCAGGAACAGAAACAGCTCAAACCATCAAATCTCATCATAACGTGGGTGGCCTACCAGAAGACATGCAATTCCAATTAATTGAACCACTCAACACCTTGTTTAAAGATGAAGTTCGTGAGTTAGGTATTGCACTTGGAATGCCAGAAAACATTGTTTGGCGCCAACCTTTCCCAGGACCAGGTCTTGCCATTCGTGTCATGGGTGCTATCACAGAAGAAAAATTAGAAACTGTCCGTGAATCAGATGCGATTCTTCGCGAAGAAATTGCTAAAGCTGGTCTTGACCGTGATGTTTGGCAGTATTTCACTGTTAATACAGGTGTTCGTTCTGTTGGTGTTATGGGAGACGGCCGTACTTACGATTACACCATCGCAATTCGTGCCATCACTTCTATTGATGGTATGACAGCTGACTTTGCCCAACTCCCTTGGGATGTCCTTAAAAAAATCTCAACACGCATCGTCAACGAAGTTGACCACGTCAACCGTATCGTCTACGATATCACCAGCAAACCACCCGCAACAGTAGAATGGGAGTAA
- the ffh gene encoding signal recognition particle protein, translated as MAFESLTERLQGVFKAIRGKKKLSEKDVQEVTKEIRLALLEADVALPVVKTFIKRIRERAIGHEIIDTLDPTQQILKIVNEELTQILGSETAEIVKSPKIPTIIMMVGLQGAGKTTFAGKLANKLIKEENARPLMIAADIYRPAAIDQLKTLGQQINVPVFDMGTDHSAVEIVTKGLELARDNRNDYVLIDTAGRLQIDDKLMAELRDIKALANPNEILLVVDSMIGQEAANVAYEFNHQLSITGVVLTKIDGDTRGGAALSVREITGKPIKFTGTGEKITDIETFHPDRMSSRILGMGDLLTLIEKASQEYDQQRSLELAEKMRENTFDFNDFIEQLDQVQNMGPMEDLLKMIPGMAGNPALANIKVDEKQIARKRAIVSSMTKEERENPELLNPSRRRRIAAGSGNSFVEVNKFIKDFNQAKAMMQGVMSGDMNKAMKQMGIDPNRLPKNMPAGSMPDMAGLESMMGQGGMPDMSALGADMDMSQLFGGGLKGKMGQFAMKQAMKRQANKIKKAKKKRK; from the coding sequence ATGGCTTTTGAAAGTTTAACAGAGCGTCTTCAAGGCGTTTTTAAAGCAATTCGTGGGAAGAAAAAATTATCTGAAAAAGATGTTCAAGAGGTCACTAAGGAGATTCGTCTGGCCCTTTTAGAAGCTGACGTTGCTCTTCCTGTTGTTAAGACATTCATTAAACGGATTCGTGAACGTGCGATTGGTCATGAAATTATTGACACACTAGATCCAACACAACAAATCCTTAAAATTGTCAATGAAGAATTGACTCAAATTTTAGGATCAGAAACGGCTGAGATTGTGAAATCACCAAAAATTCCAACCATTATCATGATGGTCGGTCTTCAGGGTGCTGGTAAAACAACCTTTGCTGGAAAATTAGCTAATAAATTAATCAAAGAAGAAAATGCAAGACCGTTGATGATTGCGGCCGATATTTATCGACCTGCAGCCATTGATCAGTTAAAAACTTTAGGTCAACAAATCAATGTCCCTGTATTTGATATGGGAACGGACCACTCTGCAGTGGAAATTGTGACAAAAGGGCTTGAGTTGGCGCGTGACAATCGTAATGACTATGTCTTAATTGATACGGCTGGTCGTCTCCAAATTGATGACAAATTGATGGCTGAATTGCGTGATATCAAGGCTTTAGCTAATCCGAACGAAATTCTCTTAGTAGTGGATAGCATGATTGGTCAAGAAGCAGCCAATGTTGCTTACGAATTTAATCACCAATTAAGTATTACAGGGGTTGTTTTAACAAAAATTGATGGGGATACCCGTGGGGGAGCGGCCTTATCAGTTCGTGAAATTACTGGAAAACCAATCAAATTCACTGGTACTGGTGAAAAAATCACCGACATTGAAACCTTCCATCCAGATCGTATGTCTAGCCGTATTTTGGGTATGGGTGACCTGCTTACCTTGATTGAGAAAGCAAGTCAGGAATACGACCAACAACGTTCCTTGGAATTGGCTGAAAAAATGCGCGAAAATACTTTTGATTTCAATGATTTCATTGAACAATTGGATCAAGTGCAAAACATGGGGCCAATGGAAGACCTCCTTAAAATGATTCCAGGAATGGCTGGTAACCCAGCTCTTGCTAATATCAAAGTTGATGAAAAACAAATTGCTCGCAAACGTGCTATTGTTTCTTCGATGACAAAAGAAGAACGTGAAAATCCAGAACTTTTAAACCCAAGTCGTCGTCGTCGAATTGCGGCAGGTTCTGGTAACTCTTTTGTAGAAGTTAATAAATTCATTAAGGACTTTAACCAGGCAAAAGCGATGATGCAAGGTGTGATGTCTGGGGATATGAACAAGGCTATGAAACAAATGGGGATTGATCCTAATAGGCTTCCTAAAAACATGCCTGCTGGTTCTATGCCAGATATGGCTGGTCTCGAATCCATGATGGGACAAGGTGGTATGCCTGATATGTCGGCTTTGGGTGCTGATATGGATATGAGTCAGCTCTTTGGCGGAGGTTTGAAAGGCAAAATGGGTCAATTTGCGATGAAACAAGCCATGAAACGTCAAGCTAATAAAATCAAAAAAGCTAAGAAAAAACGTAAGTAG
- a CDS encoding G5 domain-containing protein, which produces MSKPMTKKKKAIFIQKSVKPILGFTFGALLLSTVFTPSVFAEEVASSLGHATSGLLSVSVPKELTSLETTTYLMASESPSNTLTSDTISSDNGGTVSNPNEIVTTETTSEAIPFDTEVIQNPDLPIGEIKVVQEGVAGEVTVTKTTTTITQNGVSQSTTTESRVPVKKPINKIIEVGAKEISTSPSSSDVITVSPSPSSTSSESNQQGSLTPAPKSRQNSQEKKGSQTKKSKDDAKEKEGDKKELPPTGSQESGIFSLFSALISTALGLFLLKSNKND; this is translated from the coding sequence ATGTCTAAGCCAATGACAAAGAAAAAAAAGGCTATTTTTATTCAAAAGTCTGTAAAACCAATTTTAGGTTTTACCTTCGGAGCCCTATTATTATCAACTGTTTTTACACCTTCCGTATTTGCTGAAGAAGTAGCGTCTTCATTAGGGCACGCAACAAGTGGTTTGCTGTCTGTATCAGTTCCCAAAGAATTAACCAGTCTTGAGACAACGACCTACTTAATGGCAAGTGAGTCTCCAAGTAACACTCTAACTTCGGATACCATTTCTAGTGATAATGGAGGGACGGTTTCAAATCCAAATGAAATAGTAACCACAGAGACAACCAGCGAGGCGATTCCTTTCGACACAGAAGTCATTCAAAATCCGGATTTACCTATAGGTGAGATTAAGGTAGTTCAAGAAGGAGTAGCTGGTGAAGTAACAGTTACAAAGACAACCACAACTATTACTCAAAATGGTGTTTCTCAGTCAACTACAACTGAGTCAAGGGTACCTGTCAAAAAACCTATTAATAAAATTATTGAAGTCGGTGCAAAAGAGATTAGTACAAGTCCAAGTAGTTCAGATGTTATTACAGTCAGTCCATCACCCTCTTCAACTTCATCAGAGTCTAATCAGCAAGGTTCGTTAACTCCGGCCCCTAAATCACGTCAAAATAGTCAGGAAAAGAAAGGTAGTCAGACTAAAAAATCCAAAGATGACGCCAAAGAAAAAGAGGGGGATAAGAAAGAACTTCCCCCAACTGGCTCACAAGAAAGTGGCATTTTTTCTCTATTTTCTGCACTTATTAGCACAGCTTTAGGTCTTTTCCTATTAAAATCAAATAAAAATGATTAA
- a CDS encoding cation:proton antiporter, translating to MQELLQITIILVSSFLAIELSKKVGIPAVVGQLLVGIVIGPSFLNFVHQGEMVHFLSELGVILLMFLAGLEANLALLKKYLRPSLVVAVSGVLIPVALFYLYTQFLGYPTQISVFYGIVFAATSVSITVEVLQEYNKVKTDTGAVILGAAVADDILAVLLLSLFVSTTNGSGSSSQLIWQMVLQVLFLFFLLLLVKYIVPAIYRFTEKMDYFEKDTFLALILCFSMSILATKVGMSSVIGSFFAGLAIGQTRKAEEITHEVAQFSYMFFIPIFFASISLPLQLNGIFEHVWLIIIFTVLAALSKLIPCYYVARAFHFTKKESLTIGGGMVSRGEMALIIVQIGLAEKLISTDLYSILVLVVILSTIIAPFILKISFHSEKP from the coding sequence ATGCAAGAACTTTTACAAATTACAATTATTTTGGTATCAAGTTTTTTAGCCATTGAGCTTTCCAAAAAAGTAGGTATTCCTGCTGTTGTCGGTCAGTTATTAGTTGGTATTGTTATTGGACCTAGCTTTCTTAATTTTGTACACCAAGGGGAAATGGTACATTTTTTATCTGAATTAGGTGTCATTCTTCTCATGTTTTTAGCAGGACTCGAAGCAAATCTGGCATTGCTAAAAAAATATCTGAGACCCAGTTTAGTTGTCGCTGTCTCAGGGGTTCTCATTCCAGTAGCACTTTTTTATCTTTACACCCAATTCTTAGGCTATCCGACCCAAATATCAGTCTTTTACGGTATCGTCTTTGCTGCAACAAGTGTTTCAATAACTGTTGAAGTGCTTCAGGAATATAATAAAGTTAAAACAGATACTGGTGCTGTCATTTTAGGTGCGGCCGTTGCTGATGATATCTTAGCAGTCCTGCTCCTAAGTCTCTTTGTTTCAACGACAAATGGTTCTGGAAGTTCCAGTCAATTGATTTGGCAAATGGTCTTACAAGTACTTTTCCTATTTTTCCTACTTTTATTAGTCAAATATATTGTTCCCGCCATTTATAGATTTACAGAAAAAATGGATTATTTTGAAAAAGATACCTTTTTAGCACTCATTTTGTGTTTTAGTATGTCAATACTAGCAACTAAAGTTGGAATGAGTTCGGTTATTGGCTCTTTCTTTGCCGGCCTAGCCATAGGTCAAACACGAAAAGCTGAAGAAATTACCCATGAAGTGGCTCAATTCTCCTATATGTTTTTCATTCCAATTTTCTTTGCCTCGATTTCACTACCTTTGCAATTAAATGGTATCTTTGAACATGTTTGGCTGATCATCATTTTTACCGTGTTAGCAGCCCTGTCCAAACTCATTCCTTGTTATTATGTCGCTAGAGCTTTTCACTTTACGAAAAAAGAATCTCTAACCATCGGTGGTGGAATGGTTAGTCGTGGAGAAATGGCTTTAATTATTGTTCAAATTGGCCTTGCTGAAAAACTTATTTCGACAGACCTCTATTCCATCTTGGTTTTAGTCGTTATTTTATCCACCATCATTGCTCCATTTATCTTAAAAATTTCCTTTCATTCAGAAAAGCCTTAA
- a CDS encoding GntR family transcriptional regulator, producing the protein MLPAYIKIHDAIKKDIDEGVWLIGDRLPSERDLADHFEVSRMTLRQAVTLLVEEGILERRVGSGTYVASHRVRDKMRGTTSFTEIVHSQGKTPSSKLISYQRQLASDTEIKELQLEPSDYVIRMERIRYADNIPLVFEVASIPEKFIKDMKRDEITEHFFKTLVSHGFEIGKSRQTIYAKTASERVASYLSVSRGHAILALTQVSYFSNGNPFEYVRSQYVGDRFEFYLENN; encoded by the coding sequence ATGTTGCCAGCCTATATCAAGATTCATGATGCTATAAAAAAAGATATCGATGAAGGTGTTTGGCTTATTGGGGATCGTTTGCCAAGTGAACGCGATTTAGCTGATCATTTTGAGGTGAGTCGGATGACTCTACGTCAGGCCGTTACCCTTTTAGTTGAAGAAGGTATTTTGGAGAGACGCGTTGGAAGTGGTACCTATGTTGCTAGTCATCGGGTACGTGATAAGATGCGTGGTACAACCTCTTTTACAGAAATTGTCCATTCTCAAGGGAAAACACCATCATCTAAACTTATTTCTTATCAAAGGCAATTGGCTTCTGATACAGAAATAAAAGAACTTCAATTAGAGCCGTCCGACTATGTCATTCGCATGGAACGGATTCGTTACGCGGACAATATTCCCTTGGTTTTTGAAGTGGCTTCAATTCCTGAAAAGTTTATTAAAGACATGAAACGTGACGAAATCACGGAACACTTTTTTAAAACTCTTGTTTCTCATGGTTTTGAAATTGGCAAAAGCCGTCAAACCATTTATGCCAAAACAGCTAGTGAACGTGTTGCGAGTTATTTATCCGTAAGCCGCGGCCACGCTATTTTGGCCCTAACCCAAGTATCTTATTTTAGCAACGGGAATCCATTTGAGTATGTGCGTAGCCAATATGTTGGTGATCGTTTTGAATTCTATCTGGAAAATAATTGA
- a CDS encoding putative DNA-binding protein, whose amino-acid sequence MEIEKTNRMNALFEFYAALLTDKQMNYIELYYADDYSLAEIAEEFGVSRQAVYDNIKRTEKILESYEMKLHMYSDYIVRSEIFDSIMQKYPDDRFLQEKLAILVSIDNRD is encoded by the coding sequence ATGGAAATTGAAAAAACAAATCGAATGAATGCTCTTTTTGAGTTTTATGCTGCCCTTTTGACGGACAAGCAGATGAACTATATTGAGCTTTATTACGCCGATGATTATAGTTTAGCAGAGATTGCTGAGGAATTTGGAGTAAGTAGACAGGCTGTCTATGACAATATAAAGCGGACGGAAAAGATTTTAGAATCTTATGAAATGAAGTTACACATGTACTCTGATTACATTGTCCGTAGTGAAATTTTCGACAGTATTATGCAAAAATACCCTGATGATAGGTTTTTGCAGGAAAAATTGGCCATTTTGGTAAGTATAGATAATAGAGATTAA
- a CDS encoding peptide MFS transporter translates to MNHNESKTFFGHPRGLSTLFFTEMWERFSYYGMRAILLYYMYYSVSQGGLGFDKVTAASIMAIYGSLVYLASVIGGFVSDRILGSRKSVLYGGILIMIGHIALATPFGKTALFISIALIILGTGFLKPNVSDMVGSLYDERDLRRDAGFSIFVFGINLGAFVAPALVGYLGQEINFHLGFSLAAVGMFFGLVQYVIDGKKYLPESSLHPTDPLSENEKAELKKKALVVSIIVAIILAFLKLVNLLTINTIINIFTAIAIIIPIYYFIKILSSNKISETERSRVWAYIPLFIASILFWSIEEQGSVVLALFADEQTRLYFNLFGHHINFPSSYFQSINPLFIMLYVPFFAWFWAKLGEKQPSAAKKFAYGLIAAGLSFVWMMLPGMLFGVHAKVSPMWLIISWAIVIVAEMLISPIGLSITTKLAPKAFQAQMMSIWFLSNASAQAINAQIVKFYTSGNEVAYYGIVGTITILFGFLLFFYVPRIDKLMAGIK, encoded by the coding sequence ATGAATCATAACGAATCAAAAACCTTTTTTGGACATCCTCGTGGTTTGTCCACTCTCTTTTTCACTGAAATGTGGGAAAGATTTTCATACTATGGCATGCGAGCCATCTTACTCTACTACATGTATTATAGTGTCAGCCAAGGCGGACTTGGTTTTGATAAAGTAACTGCTGCTTCTATAATGGCTATCTACGGTTCACTCGTTTACTTAGCCTCTGTTATTGGTGGATTTGTCAGTGATAGAATTCTTGGAAGCCGTAAATCTGTTCTTTATGGTGGCATTCTGATCATGATAGGACATATCGCCTTAGCGACACCATTTGGTAAGACAGCACTCTTTATTTCGATTGCATTGATTATCTTAGGGACAGGTTTCTTAAAGCCAAATGTATCTGATATGGTAGGAAGCCTTTATGACGAAAGAGATTTAAGACGCGATGCCGGTTTTAGTATCTTTGTTTTTGGAATTAACTTAGGAGCTTTTGTGGCACCAGCTCTCGTTGGTTACCTTGGTCAAGAAATTAATTTCCATCTTGGATTTTCACTAGCAGCTGTTGGTATGTTTTTTGGATTAGTTCAATATGTTATTGATGGTAAAAAATATTTACCAGAATCAAGTTTACACCCAACTGATCCACTATCTGAAAACGAAAAAGCTGAACTTAAGAAGAAAGCACTCGTGGTTTCAATTATCGTTGCCATTATACTTGCCTTCTTGAAATTGGTTAATCTTTTAACCATTAATACCATTATTAATATCTTTACAGCTATTGCTATTATTATTCCAATTTACTATTTCATAAAAATTTTAAGCAGTAATAAGATTTCAGAAACGGAACGTTCACGTGTTTGGGCTTATATTCCCTTGTTTATTGCTTCTATCTTATTCTGGTCTATTGAAGAACAAGGATCTGTTGTTTTAGCGCTTTTTGCTGATGAACAGACCAGATTATATTTCAATCTATTTGGTCACCATATCAACTTCCCATCATCTTACTTCCAAAGTATTAATCCACTCTTTATCATGCTCTATGTACCATTCTTTGCTTGGTTCTGGGCTAAATTAGGAGAAAAACAACCATCTGCAGCTAAAAAATTTGCTTATGGCTTAATTGCTGCTGGTCTTTCATTTGTTTGGATGATGCTTCCTGGAATGCTATTTGGTGTCCATGCTAAAGTAAGTCCAATGTGGCTTATCATCAGTTGGGCAATTGTTATTGTTGCTGAAATGTTAATTTCACCTATTGGACTCTCTATAACTACGAAATTAGCACCAAAAGCTTTCCAAGCACAAATGATGTCCATCTGGTTCCTGAGTAATGCATCAGCACAAGCCATCAATGCACAAATTGTTAAATTCTATACTTCTGGCAATGAAGTGGCCTATTATGGTATCGTAGGTACTATTACCATCTTATTTGGTTTCCTACTCTTCTTCTATGTGCCTCGTATTGATAAATTAATGGCTGGTATTAAATAA
- a CDS encoding FAD:protein FMN transferase: MDNVLKVSQTIEAMTIPFTVTLATNDRVKAQQSLEKLLPMIQKELDRIDHRYSAFRQDSLLSRFNAGEESILIDDLEFYQVYANCAQAQIQTDNHFNPYFSGVYNPTGYVKGWAIEKIFKEKMLPLMDEEHILGLCLNGGGDIQFASSAATDFSWRVAIESPENPQEVIAIYDLKNGAIATSGFSKRGKHSHQAEGSKTQQVTIVADCLSLADLWATVGLVASLEDFEGLMKQEKLSGILCQNNHLAVFSKGDWVHD; this comes from the coding sequence ATGGATAATGTCCTTAAAGTCTCCCAGACAATTGAAGCGATGACCATTCCTTTTACGGTGACTCTCGCGACAAATGATAGAGTTAAAGCACAGCAAAGTTTAGAAAAGCTTCTGCCTATGATTCAAAAAGAGTTGGATCGTATTGATCATAGGTATTCAGCTTTTCGCCAAGACAGCCTGCTTTCTCGCTTTAATGCCGGAGAGGAATCCATTCTGATAGATGATCTTGAATTTTACCAGGTATATGCCAACTGTGCGCAAGCTCAGATTCAAACGGATAATCATTTTAATCCTTATTTCAGTGGGGTCTACAATCCTACAGGCTATGTCAAGGGCTGGGCGATTGAGAAAATTTTTAAGGAAAAAATGCTGCCGCTAATGGATGAAGAGCATATCCTAGGACTTTGTTTGAACGGTGGTGGAGACATACAGTTCGCTAGCAGTGCGGCGACTGACTTTTCCTGGAGAGTAGCCATTGAATCCCCAGAGAATCCACAAGAAGTGATTGCTATTTATGATTTAAAAAACGGGGCTATTGCCACCTCTGGGTTTAGTAAAAGAGGCAAGCATAGTCACCAAGCAGAAGGTTCAAAAACACAACAGGTTACCATTGTCGCAGATTGCTTGTCACTTGCTGATCTTTGGGCAACCGTAGGGCTAGTAGCAAGTTTAGAGGATTTTGAAGGATTAATGAAGCAGGAGAAACTGTCTGGCATCTTATGTCAAAATAATCATCTTGCTGTCTTTTCTAAAGGGGATTGGGTTCATGATTAA
- a CDS encoding VOC family protein, whose translation MKCVPHLWFDDNAVEAVAFYCSLFENSRLQWQYSIKDTPSGECDLLAFELDGQAFSAISAGPYYQLNESVSIMVTCSSRAEVLRLYQAFMKKGDFLMPLQEYAFNPYYAWVRDAFGVTWQLLLDENQESFYQFDFCLLFASENCGKASEALDFYAALFDTSIESIALYQEGQAHEARAKVSYASLNLGSNRLVLMDHAYTGDKLFNEAFSFMILCDSQDEIDLYWQALSAVPEAEQCGWCKDSFGLSWQILPSWLMSLYENSQAEKLNKIQKKLLKMRKIDSQSLKDEL comes from the coding sequence ATGAAATGTGTTCCTCATTTATGGTTTGATGACAATGCTGTTGAAGCTGTGGCTTTTTATTGTTCTCTTTTTGAAAACAGCCGGCTTCAGTGGCAGTATTCTATTAAGGACACACCTTCTGGGGAGTGTGATTTATTAGCTTTTGAGCTTGATGGTCAGGCTTTTTCAGCTATCTCAGCAGGGCCATACTATCAGTTGAATGAATCTGTCTCAATTATGGTTACCTGTTCGTCACGCGCTGAAGTGCTCCGCCTTTACCAAGCCTTTATGAAAAAGGGAGATTTTTTAATGCCCTTGCAAGAGTATGCTTTTAATCCTTATTACGCTTGGGTTCGGGATGCTTTTGGTGTGACTTGGCAGCTGCTTTTAGATGAAAATCAGGAGTCTTTCTATCAATTTGATTTTTGCCTTCTTTTCGCTTCGGAAAACTGTGGCAAGGCCAGCGAAGCCTTGGATTTCTATGCTGCTCTTTTTGATACTTCTATTGAAAGCATCGCTCTTTATCAAGAAGGTCAAGCTCATGAAGCACGCGCAAAGGTTTCCTATGCGTCCTTGAATTTGGGAAGTAATCGTTTGGTTCTGATGGATCATGCTTATACTGGCGATAAGCTTTTTAATGAGGCTTTTTCCTTTATGATCCTTTGTGACAGTCAGGATGAGATTGATTTATACTGGCAAGCCCTATCAGCAGTGCCAGAGGCAGAACAATGTGGCTGGTGTAAGGATTCCTTTGGACTTTCCTGGCAAATTCTTCCTTCTTGGTTAATGTCTCTTTATGAAAATAGCCAAGCTGAAAAATTAAATAAGATTCAAAAGAAACTTTTAAAGATGAGGAAAATCGATAGTCAATCCTTAAAGGATGAACTGTAA